A region of Pieris rapae chromosome 20, ilPieRapa1.1, whole genome shotgun sequence DNA encodes the following proteins:
- the LOC110995966 gene encoding peroxisomal membrane protein PEX13: MVEPGKQFDVHSTPTLSNVATIQPDVPMFRNPIPSTSTGVLGPPALPPRPEIAQPGYMNSGMYGMGGSYGMGGYGGYGYGYGGGMGGYGMSSYGMGGMGGIGGMAPYGSYNRHPMDIENRFIQMAEESSRPAFDSIQSIVNAVGSVAMMLESTFFALTSSFRAILGVAENFGRLRTLFAQFWSTFAVVRSLNWLIRKLLVLLGIRTECEFKAWAEAVQTTQTGVATPEQKAKGSSWPILLFLGVIAAAPYIVLKMVNGLSSSINERLHDPHTWQNPLRAVGQHDFQATTPQELSFNANQVITLAPQHLQGHLWNSGWLMATTDKQFAGLVPVNYIKVIKPMENTDPKEDLEKCYKQEL, from the exons ATGGTTGAACCAGGTAAACAATTCGATGTACACTCAACCCCGACCTTATCAAACGTGGCCACAATCCAGCCTGATGTGCCAATGTTTCGAAATCCCATACCTTCAACATCCACTGGCGTTCTTGGGCCACCAGCTCTACCTCCTAGGCCGGAAATTGCTCAACCTGGCTACATGAACAGTGGAATGTATGGTATGGGAGGGTCGTATGGCATGGGGGGATACGGTGGCTACGGTTATGGATATGGTGGTGGTATGGGTGGATATGGAATGAGTTCTTATGGTATGGGGGGAATGGGAGGCATTGGAGGAATGGCACCCTATGGAAGTTACAACCGCCACCCAATGGATATTGAAAAcag GTTTATACAAATGGCAGAAGAGAGTTCACGACCAGCCTTTGACTCAATACAAAGTATTGTGAATGCTGTTGGGAGTGTGGCTATGATGCTTGAGAGCACATTCTTCGCACTGACAAGTTCATTTCGAGCtatattag GTGTTGCAGAAAACTTTGGCCGTTTACGAACACTATTTGCCCAGTTTTGGTCAACATTTGCTGTTGTAAGATCACTCAATTGGCTTATTAGGAAACTTTTGGTGCTTCTAGGTATTAGGACTGAATGTGAATTTAAG gcaTGGGCGGAAGCAGTGCAAACTACACAAACGGGTGTGGCAACACCGGAACAAAAAGCCAAAGGCTCAAGTTGGCCAATTCTTCTGTTCTTGGGAGTGATAGCTGCTGCCCCGTATATAGTACTGAAGATGGTGAATGGACTGTCTTCAAGTATCAATGAGCGAT TACATGACCCTCACACATGGCAGAATCCATTAAGAGCGGTCGGTCAGCACGACTTTCAGGCAACGACGCCTCAAGAATTGAGCTTCAATGCGAATCAAGTGATTACATTGGCACCGCAGCACTTACAG GGGCACCTTTGGAATTCTGGTTGGCTAATGGCAACCACAGACAAACAGTTTGCAGGCCTTGTACCAGTCAATTATATAAAGGTCATCAAACCAATGGAAAATACTGACCCCAAAGAGGATTTGGAGAAATGTTACAAGCAAGAATTGTAG